A region of the Echeneis naucrates chromosome 15, fEcheNa1.1, whole genome shotgun sequence genome:
gaaatatatgttTCCCTGACAAACAGACGCAGCACTTGTCCTGGGCCGATTCATAAATCGTCGTACTCTGAGCTCAAGTCTCTGGAAAGTCTATTAGTTCCGGATGTCTTCTTATTCTCTGGTTTCTCAGAAATTTTAAACGTGAAGCAAACAGAAAGTCAGATGGACGTAGAGACGGACAGATAGAAAGAAACAACCATAGATACATCACAAAAATTATGAAtaactttttctgtcattgagcagtaaatttttttatttatgaaataagGGTTAGGGCTGCTGGTGCAGTACCGTCACTAAATTAGCAGTAACCTTACTGCAGCTGTAAATCAATACAttcaattacatttattttgtgcatgGACAAAGTAAGGAAGATTGAGACATTTTATCCTTTTCAAGATTATCTTCTCTTGCTTGTCTGTGTTTAgggaaaaatacagttttacCTTTATTGTCAGACTCATATGTTTTTAAAGAAGGAAAACGTGTTGCAGAACGAGAGAAACCAGGtgcctacatttcccacaatacAACTCTGTCAGAGAGTAGCGCTGGTGTTATGCTAGGAGGGACAAGAACAGCCTGGAGCTGCTGGCCTCAGGCAGAGATGAAGAGTGGGCCACACAAGTTGGGTAAACTCACTTCTTTCTAACCCCACAACAGCTTTCCAACTCATAATCTTCGACCCCAGCCAACGCTGTCTGAAGTGACATCACTTGCAACTGACATCGTGCTGCGCTGTCTGGAGCCACAAAAGGTTttatagcattttttttttttttgctcagagACAGTGATATCTAAGTGTGGAGCACTTCCCAGTTAATGACTTGATAAAATGTAGACTTTTGTATAAAACCTTTGTTAGGTTTTGTTTGAAGTACCTCAACCGCATACTACAAACGATTGGAGCACACAGGGACATGTACACAGATTCATCTCTcctgtacacacatacacaagtatAATGAACTAACTCATGCAGACGCACATACAGTAGACAGAAGGCCTCTCGTGCCTATCACATGTCAAAAGTATTAAAATGCACAGCGTTTGTCATGACCTGGAGGTACCAGACTAAATGATATGAGGCTTAATTGGCAGCTGAGAACGATAACACCTGTGAGCAGCCCGCGTCTTGTCCATGCGGTCGGACTGCATTTTGCACACACACTATTGAAAACAAAGGCTGATCagtgaagcagaagaaaagCGAGAGGAGGTGCAAGGGGTTCGGTGTGAGGGGGAGTTggtgtggaggaaaaaaaaaaaaaaaaggcgaggCTGACAAGCAATGATTGATGTTCGCCCATCACGCTAAGCCTGACACCCtcatccctctccctccctccatttgCAACAAAgtcaccagtgtgtgtgtgtgtgtgtgtgtgtgtgtgtgtgtatgtggatggATGTATGTTTTCCAGTGTGTGTGCTCCAGACTAAAACCCATTCAATCAATAAAGTGGGGCTCTGTGAATCACAGGGCAAGAGCCAGATTGCTGACTAGACAGAAGATGATGCGTAAGAGAGCACATTTCACATGTAGATTAAAATCCTGGCATAGTAACCTTTAGCGTGgattgtgtgtgagtggctgggtggcggtgtgtgtgtgtgtgggggggggggttagcaGCATGTAAACAGGCCTTGTGTGTCAAGGTGGCATGTGTGACACAGAACAGGCATGTTTCAACACTATTGACAGACAAAACCACAATTGGGACTGGCCTCAACCACATCAGAGAgcgaaaaacaaaaatataaaaagtctttgacaaaccaaaataaactcaCTGTGAGGATCAAAAACAACAGACGTAGTGGATTCCCTCAtggtctgacacacacatacacacacaagtgcacttTCTGTTAGTGTTGCAGAGCAAGTATTTGTTTCTTCCATCATCCATATTTCCCTGAGAATCTACTTTGGTGTTCTTCCTTTTTCACAAAGAATTTGTGAGAAATTTAGAAATTGACTctaacagttttgttttcctctattTATTGGCAGCAGGTGATTATGCGCTATAGAAAATATCCAATACTAGATTATTGTAGCGTAGAGGAAGATTTGGTCTAAATAGAAATGAAAGTAAACCAAAGTCTCAGGGTAGCAAACACTTAAACACATCAACAATGTTAACCCCTAATAAGACTCTGAAAGTTGAATTATGTCAAAAATATAAACCCTGTCACAGCAGTATAATGTGCAATCTTGTGTCATTCCATTACGACAGGGGAACAATATTGTACTTTAGTTCCCAGCTAAGTGAAATAGTTCATTAATCAACATCAGTTGTGGTGGCTGTTTGACTGTACCACAACAATTCGACAAGTCCTGTAAATGGAAAAGCCGGTGACTAACTGAATGATAAGGTTGAGCAACTGGTCAGTGggatttctttcaaaatgatttggCTAGAGCAAACTGTTTTTCCAACTTAGGGCTATTGTTGCTAGATTTAATTCACTTTTCTGACtactgcaaaaaataaaaacaacccccccaacTTTGGCTACTTTCTCTAGGACAATGTCTGTAGTATTAGTCACCCAAAACCCCAACTGTGAGCACAGTCATACATTTATGTCTACCACATGGCAGATAGTGTGAATACACCTCTAACTTACACTCTGAGTTGCTCTGAATTTCTTAACAAATAAGAATAAAGTTTACCAGTTTACCTTTAACGTACGTGATGAAACATTTTGAACTGTGCAAAGTATATTTTTCATTGTATACATTGTATGTTTTATACATGTATActctatattttatatatatatatatgtgtctgCATGTGCGTAAAAGGAAACAGTTTACACAGACAACAGAGTGTATTGGCAAGGAAATGGTAAATTCCTTCAACAGCCATTGAATGAGAAGTGTGAGGCTAACTCATCCTTGACATTTAATGCCAACCGTCATTCTGGCGCAGTGTATATTTGCTGCAGGGATGAACTCTCCTTCTTGGCTCAGGTGTCTCCCCTGTTTCCAGCCTCTCTTTACATACTAAAAACTTGGCGATGAGCAAATGTAACAAAAATTAGACTGTTTCAGAAACTAAACACATGGTGTATTGCCACCCTGCCACGAGGGACCGGTTCTTTCTGAAGATTTTCAAAAgcttcaaacaaaaatatacaaatctgTGTTTCGCTCTCAACGGAGAAAACACAGGGCAAAGTCTtgatggaaatgtttcatttcttttcctcccaACAGATGCTAAACGAGCAGCACGGATCTCTAGATTTGCATCTTTAGTTGCTTTGTTGATTTGATAACACATATTTGCATTTGGAAACAGCTCGAGTAATTTGACTGGGGACTCCCAATTTGCCTTTGAGGATGAGACTGTGCTACAAACATTGCTTTGCTCTGTGCTGGCATTCCTCTCCTTTCGCTTGCTACTTGGCATATAGTGTGTCTGAGAGTGCATGATTGAGGAAggttgtgtatttgtgaataTAACAAAGAATTATTGTCTCATAAATGTGTGAGAAAAATGTTGATCCTCGGTGCATATGAGCCTCTTTACACCTATTCCATTTGTTATACTTTATCAAAGCCAGGAAATGGAATTACCAACAAAGAGCAGACACTGCTGAGCTCTGGACTCAGACCAACCTGTGGCTCTAAAcagggttgtgtttttgtgtgtgttgtacttgTGTATTTAGAAAGAGATTTCACAAGGAGGGAGAGATAAACAAGATATCTTTAAGGTCAGGTGTTCTTTTTTTAGGGTGAAGTTCAACTGGTTGTGGCGTTTGCATAACTCTTGGCGTTTGCATAACTCTAACATGTCAggccagtttttgttttttttaaagaaatggcGATGCATATTTTGTTCCTCTACAATAGTTTTTCACTCCAGTTTGTCCAGATCATGGATGGTTTTCTGAAAGTTATTGATgcctggttgtgtttttttgcaaaACTTTAAGTTTAAATCATCTGTGTTGCCGTGAAAGACCAGGTAGGTAGTTAAATCTAAGTTGGAATTGACTGTCATACCAAATGTTATTATGTTCATTGCGGcctatatataaataaataaatacagacatttTTGTTTACAGATGCAAGAACAAGAACTGGGCTTCAAATACTTCTTATGGTGCAAAATCCACTGTATGTATACATGTGTAAATGTAGTGTAAATATGGAGTACAGGACAGCTCGTGCTGACATCCACCCCACAGGTGATGGTCAGCTGGCaggtgcttgtgtgtgtgtttgtgtacatgcaCAGTTGATCTGCTTTATACATTGCAAGGGGAACCCCTCgtccttttgcttttctttgcattttccaCGGTATGCATCAATatgacatctgtgtgtgtgcacatgtgcgtgcgtgtgtgcgagCGAgcgagtgtttgtgtgtgtgtttcagtctggCAGCTGGAGTTCCACTCAGCTGGCTCTTCTTTATGCAGTCCAGCTTCAAATAATGAACTGTGTCTCTGCTCAGCAGGAGCCATTTTAACTCAAGAGCACACAACTTACAGAAGCTATCACAACTTAACATTTTAGCACAATGCtaacatttttgctttgtgactAGAACAAAGCAGCAACTAGCCTTGCTATTACATCTATGTCCATGAATGTGAGCCAACTACATGTAACAGCCCAGATATGACAATGATTAGCAGCTTCTTTAATCCTTTATAATTACAACCATCTAATAACAAAGTGTGTATTAGAAAGCTGAAAGCTAGTTTCCCTGCATCTGCttctcctattttttttttcctcaggggAAGATTTGGCACCTCTCTGTAAAGCCCAGCAACAAAATTACCTCAGCCTAAACCTGTCAACAGACCATTACAGCCCACGCTGACTATTATgggctggggaaaaaaaggaccAAAGCCATTGCAGCGCAAAGGTGTTGGCAGATATAGGTCGGAGGAATGTGGCAACAGGGATATTTGTTGGCTGCGTTCAAGAGAGTCTTGCCTCTCAAAACACAGTTAGGTCTGCAGATGCTTATCAGCTTGTCTAATAAAGCGTGGTGATGCCAAGTTATCAATATGGGATCAGTTTGGATGGAAGAGgattttaagaagaaaaaaaaaaacaaaactctgtgtTAATCCAGGCTTGAACAGGGTACAAGAAAATGGAATTAAAGAAAGTTGAGTTGATTGCGTAGCTTTCACTGGGTTGATAAATCCTTCAgaagagctgttttttttctgatactCCTTCCATTCCAAAGCAATGATTTACACTATAATAACAATACATGGTCTTTCTCCTTATCACTAGTAAGTCTGAGTAACGTTGACCTTTACATGACttattttcctaaaaaataTGTTCTAATAAACTAGTTGTAAATTAATGGGATAAGAGTGTCAACTAAACCACATAAATTTAAGGTCTTCCTTGgatttaaagtaattttaaacCAACAAATTGGTGTCTAAGGAGCATAGATGTTACCAATACTGAAAGCAACATATTGAGCTTCCTCTGATAATATTGTACTTTACcctgacacagagaaagaagataTTACAGAGATAACATTTATTAGGAACTGTTAAAACCAGAAAATGTAGTCCCTTCCCTAAATGTGAATCCAGCTTTAATGTCTCATTATTCAGTTTTTCCTGCAGACAAATTCTTTCAAAACATattaaaccaataaataaaatatgataacAGTAAAATGATGGGTAAATATTAGAAAATGGTTTCAGGGAAACAACTTTCCAAACATCTGACATATTTTAGCACCTGAAGTTTTTAATTGATTGATGCCGCGTCATGCTTTCCATCACTGTCCTCTGTGGAAGGAGTAGGGGAATTTGGCTACTCCCCTCCCACAGGGAAGGGAAGTCATACCTGGGGGCCCATGAATGGAGCCCACAGGTAAAGCGCTGTTGAAACAAATCTAAAGCTGACTAATGACACGCACTGTGAAACTCTTCACAGGTCATTTACGCTGCTGACAGGCTGCTGCCACAGTATTGCACAcctcctcttctctcactcactcactctctctctctctctctctctctctctctctctctctctctctctctctctgtgcgcACGTGTGCGAGAGACAGACAAACCCAAAGAGGGACATGCACAAACAGATGAAAGAGGAATAGTCAAAGTTAGGGAgtaagaaagaggaggaagggggctGATGTACGTGTGATACGTATTAGTCATACACTGGGAGGTAATGTGTAAGCTATGAAAACAGTGTTTAGCCTTACTGCAGCATGGCCTCACAGCATGGGAAAGCAATTAGAGATGCTATCTCCAGTGGCTGCTCTGCACCAGGGTTAAAGAGGCAGTAGCTACCTCAGGTCGTATTTCTGAAGAAGTTTAATTTATGTTCGCTGGTCTTGAAGTCTGTTTGCAGAACGATGGATATCCTTGGAAAATTGTGGCTTATATTAATCTACtgcaaatgtatttgtaatCCAGCACACTAGTGTGCCTCAAGGTCTCATTACAGGCTTCCGTCACTTCAACCCCATACCGAGATAAGTGTATGTAAAAgggcaaagaagaagaagaagaagaaaaaggaagggcGGGGTAAAGTCTGTTTGTTAGAACAGAGCCTTTTTATATTTCTAGATTGCCAGATTCAGATGATTTGAAGGAAAATCAtttctgtggtttttcttttcacaacgCGTCGTCCCACATCAAACAGggcattttctttctgtaaCAATCTTAATTGAGATAAGTGGGCTGTAATTTCATGTAGTGCATCATCACCTTGTGTCATTTCTGAAGTCTGCCTCTGTTTAAAGAGCTTTGTAATCCACATATCTTTTATCTAATTAATTTGGGATTGTCATTAATGACCTGTCCAGGAGAATTTCACTAAGAATTTTACTAGGTGGATAAATAGATCATCTCATTATCTCTATTGCTgaaaaaatctgctttattcATAAGTGgcttaatttaaatatttggcCCTGGACTTTGGGGCATGTGGTGACCACCAAGTGGTGACAAAATTCATACAAAATCAACTTTAAatctttcaaaaacacatttcttgtAGAGGTCTTACTACATGACACCGTGGCGACAGTTATTGAGGAAGGCaccattaacttttttttttttttttgtccagagGAAATGTGGATTCAGTCTATATCCACTTCCACGTCACACTCCTGAATTCTGAATGGGTGAAACAATGGGGTTTGAACAAAGATGGTGTTTTGATCCATGAAGGAGAAATCCTCTATAGGGGAAATCAAAAGTCTGGGTCAGCATGGAACAGCCTCCTTAGTCTGCATTAATGAGggctaaatgtgtgtgtgacacgTGACGTATATTGATTGACTTTGATTAAGCTTGAGCATCTACTACAGTACATGGCCCTccgttgtgtttgtgtctcatgCCGGTACATACTACAGTAACATATATTTACAATGCGTGCATTTTCAACAATATTATCAGtgcacattttattatttatcatattCGCCAATAGATTGAATCTCTCTTGCAAGTTTGAGAAAATATTCTAggttattttggtttttaacaaACTTTCCCTAATATATGAGATGACACAACACACATCTGTCCATCCCAAACTCTCCTATTCCCTTAAATTGCTACCACACCATCCCAGACCCTTTCCCAGCTTCAATTAATGTCTCCACACATCCGTTTCAAGCTTTAGATTCTCCTcttccaaaaatgaaaacattcacataaaAATAGACAGTTTAAACAGGTGCCATGGTAACATAATCGTCACTGCAGCAATTACTGCCTTATGTCTGACTAACAGCCATAAATCATTCCCTCTCCACAAAGAGGACGTTGTGGTGCTCCACTCCTATCCAATAATCAGAAATTGCTCCATGTACGGTGTGACAAGCGGCCGCTGAAACAGCCCATTCTTCTGTTTGGCTGGCAACATTTTGCTCTCTATGGCGACATTACAGGGATCCTTCAGCGAGCACGATATTGTACCTGCTCGACACCTGTTAGCTTTAGCCAAGGGTTTCATCAGATAGTTGAAATAAATACTAGTCATCATCATAACCATAATCATAGTCATAAAAACCAGGAGCTTTAATGCTGTTGCCAAATTGCCCTGCCATCTGATTTACTGTCAGGCTAAGGTGGGGAGGGGAAACAGATAGGGCAGGCAGGAGGGCGGGGCCTATTATGTGCTCAGAATGGGGTAAATACTCAAACATACACACCTGCAGACCACccgtttcacacacacacacacctggaaatTCTCACAGGCAAGCAATGGCTGGGGATGGGCCTGAGGAAAGAACACAGGAATTCTCTTGGGAGTACAAAGGCGAACATTGTTCTACCCTCACACACAGTGCAGCAGGTGAGTAGACTGATAAGGGCCCAGAGGACAAATTAGCCCCCATATTAAAATAATCCTCCCTGTCTAATAACAATAATGTGCTCCACACTGAGGCTATTGCATATTCACAATGGTCTTCCTTTTCAGGCAGCGACATGTTGAAAACAGATTTGACCGTTTGCAAAATGGGCCTTTCATATCTACTCGACCTTTCAACGGGCCCGAAATACACCTAGGTTAGAGTAATGGAGGCCAACAAGTACAATAAggagacagtgtgtgttcattcaaATTCCTGTGCAGCTGTTTGACACTGAAGAAGGgcaaatgatgcagaaaaaagacGCCTACGAGGTGATTTAAGCGGCACCCCACCAAGTTTACACGAGGTCCAGTTCTGAGTTCTGTACCGTTCACCCCGTGAAGACAGCTGCATGATGTCGTCTCTGGCCCTGAAGGGAGCTTTCCAGGTTTAGAAAAATCAACCATGATTATGTCATCAGTGTTAACTCAGTTTGAGACATACTTTATTGTTTTATACAATCAAGATGAATATCTGCCAGATCGGTTGTAGTCTCATGCAGTTTGAGGAGGCGTCAGAATGTCTGATTAATTGCCTGAATCATTAACAGTCTGCTCCTTGAATGATCATTTTGGTTGGCTTGAACTTCCAGTTCAAGCAGTTCCACGGTACAATTTCCCAACATGGCTAATGTCAAAAGATCTGATTTAAACTGTAAGTGAGCTTGTTTAAATGTTACTGGGGTAATATTTCACATGTTGTGACTAAAACTGTAGTCTCAACTGAGAGGGCTGTGATTTAAAACCAAACTTTGCAGCACAATAGATTATATTGTCTACATCTTCATTATAGCAGCACGTAATCCCACCTTCCTCTGGATTTGTCAGCATGCGTCAGGCTGCGATCATGTTGTTTGACTGCATTTATGAAAAATGCTGGACAAGTGTACTCGATGCGTGTGCACAATATGTTAGTTGGTCAATAGTGTGCGGTGTGTAGTGTGTCACTGAGTGGTTCAGATTCGGCAGCTTGTTTtcagatatttgcatttttttgtttaatcaaggtacaaacaaagcaaaagtaaaggGAATGCATATTGTCAAGTTCATCAGGTTGCGAAATAACAGGGGATGAAATGACTTGCCTTCATATTCACACAATTCTAAGGAAGGAACGAACAACATTTGCATCTGTTTGTCGTCTCACCTAGCAGCCGCAGCTCGAGCCTTACAACAAAGCTGATCTAAATATGTACACAATCTTGCGTGAGgccatcattttcatttcagtcatattctttttgtgtaaaaatacatttccatatgtttttattgttgttggaCTAACAATTTCTTAAAAGGTGCATGGAATGGCTATTACAGTAGCAACCGAAGAGAGCCATAATACTGTCTGTGCAGCATGACGTGTTGActgactgaggaaaaaaaaaattgctcataATCAAAAAATGTAGAGGAAAAATAACAAGAGCCTAACAAACTGGAATCCTCTGACTTGTGGAATgcttttgtgtaaaaaaaactaaacaaacaaacaaacaaaaaaaaagacacattggTATTATCCTAAAGAAAtgttttagacttttttttacaACACTGTTAATTAGCATTTTGAATAGCAATGATCacatattttaaacatgcatcaatatatatttttaaggcacaaaaaatgtttttatcaacaGTATGCTTAGTTCTTTCTGTTGGAAGCTATTTCTCaaaatcaaaagtgaaacaCTCAGGAAAATCTCTCTCTAATGTGATCCAAGCACCAAATCTTCAATTGTGCAGAAAGTCTTctcaaaaaatgcatttgaaagtCAGTTGCAAAAACATCCAGCAGCTCTATATCAAAACCTTAGGCAACAAGTTTTTTCTGTGACAACAAATCATCCAAAAGCTGGTGATGTCACAGTAAACTAACACCATaatctgtgttcatgtttttacagTATCATAAAGTCCCCTCTGTCAGGATCGAGCTCCTCTATGATTTTGGGGCATTCTGCATTCGCAGCCGCCTCCTGGCCAAAGCTTCCTGTTTCTTCCTTTCAATCTCAGCTGCAGAGCATTTCCCCGTCATCTGGCTTGTGACAAAAactggagaagaggaaggaaagagaaagatgaatgGAAAGACTGAATAGGCTGAATGCTAGGGAAAGCTGACAATTAAAACACTTGCAAaccctaaaaagaaaaagggggaaatctGCAATAGATCGgtgcttgtgtttttcttctgtaaTCTCGAGCAACTGAATTCTAATTtgttaacataaaaatattgcTACCAAAACTAGTTCCAGTGGGTACCAACGGTGAAACCCATTTCAAATTCACCCACATCCCTCTATGCCCAGTAAAGAATAATCAGTCTGCAGTTCATTGGCACTGGAGCTTCCTGAGGTTTGGACTCTCGACAGCAACACAAATTAAAGCCATGGAGCAATGTTTACTTGCTTTGGGGGAGAACCTTTCAAGTGTACATGCACTGAACTGTCAGTGATTATAAGATCAGCATGTGACATCTGTTTTACTTGtgagttttcatttcagtatCTAGTCTTAAAGCAAAATACTGAGCAAAGTAGATGGAATACACAAACTGCAAAGACACACTTACTTAATCAAAATTTACTAGGAAAAGCTAAAGCACTAAAGTTTGTTTAGAAGAAAAATACTAGTTCAGGTTTCTCATGTGATTAAATATTGCAGCTCCCGTACAGGCTAATATTTACACTATCTTTTGTTTACATCATGTTTTAATATAGCCGGGACTCACAACAATCTTCAGGCAGCTTACCTTTGTTCCCTATAGCTGTTGAGTCGGACACATTTCTCTTGAAGGCTGTGTGATGGGACTTGGAGCTCTGCGGTGTCCTGGCTGTCACTGTATGCGGCTTCATATCCTCATTAACATTCCCAGCCTGGAAAGTTCCAGAGGAATCCTGACACTGATTAAATGTGCCCAGACTGACGCGGCTTCCTGGGAGGCTCTGAGACATCTGTGATTTGTTGTTGGCACCTTTCATAGGAACGTTCCATCCTTGGTAATTCACAGTCCCATAGCTAGTCCCCGGTAATGAGTTAGAGCGGACAAAAGCACGCGGTGAGAGTCTCTTAACGCTGGCACTGGCGTTTGTGGACCAAGCCCTGTCTATTGGCAGAGGTGTGGTGGTTTTTCGCTGTCTCTCTACAACAATATCTTGTTCTTTCCTGCTACAGATGCTCACTTGCTGTGGCTGGCTGCTGGAGATCCTCTCCACAGTGTCACATACCTGGTAGAGTAGTGCATCATCGTCCCCATCGTCCCATAAGCTGTCTGAAATGTCTTTTACAGAGCCTACAGCGACACAAGCCCCTCTCTGATCATTACCGATTTTGTCAGGCTGAGGAGCAGTCCATGTCATTGTGGTATTCTGGTCAGACATCTGTAATTTAGGTTGTAAAACAGTGAAGCTGGACTTGGAAACCTCTTTGGCAGCCCTCTTTGGTTGGAAGTGAGGATTGGACTCTAACTTAAAAGTGCTTCGGTTGGTAGTCTTTGGTTTGGGACACAGTTCCTGGAGTACATTGCAGCTTGGTTTGGAGTGCAGTTTGGAAGGCTGATGTACATAGTTTGCTTTTGCTGTAGGCTTGCCAACAGAGGTCAAATGAGTATCAGTCTTAGTGTCGGATTGCAAATTGGCATTTGAGCTGATCTCCTGTTGTCGGTCAGGATTCTGTGTCATTGCCAGCACAAAAGAGTCATTAAGTAGGTCATCATTCTCCCAGTCATCATCAAAGTCGTCACAGTTGTTTGCACTAAAACCACAAGTTCCTTTTTCTTCAGCAGAATGTGCAGCAGAGCTGGACTTGTGAGATAACTTCAGCTCTGATGGTCGGGGTTCAGCTGCAGTTGAAGTCACAGGttggtgttttatttcctgtgaacAGGCTGATGTTGAGGGGCCTTGGCTTAGCAGACCGCTAACTTTCTGGGTGGAGCAGTCAAACAGAGCATGCAGCTCCGCCTCCATCTGATCCGATGAGGATGCACACTTCAGGTCCTTCACAGTGGAATGAGATGATGTCTCTGTCAGCTCTCTTTGGGAAGTTTTCGCACATTCATTGAGATTATTGTTGAAAGTGTTGAGCTGCTCAGAAATCTCCTTGTCTTGCTGCATGTTCTTATCAAACTGCTTGGCCAGTTTCATAAGGTCCTCAACATGGGTATGCCTGCAAACGGGAGAAAATTGAGAAGGAAAATAACCAGCAAAAGAAGTGAAAGCTACTACAACTAATGATAAATAGTTAAGTGGTACTGGTCACCAATAGTGGCCTGTAGTGTTGCTTGTTAATATAGGAATCACAGATCAGGGGCTATCTGGTTCAATATGTTGATAACACACCGGGAGGACTTCTTCCTGGCTCTTGGTTGTCGAATCTCTGGTGTGCAAGGGACAGCACTGTCTCCTATCCACTGCAGCAAGGGAGATTCAGTCCCTTTTGGCCTTACATCCTGCAGAACGCGCAAACACAGCAAGCTAAAAAACTCCCGAGCACTGAATCGCGCAAGTCTGAAGCCCCAGTGCATCACAGAGACACAACACAATGCTAGCGTTAAAGGGACATTTACCTGTGGAGCAATACGGTTGACGATGTCTGATATTTCCACAACTCTGGAGTTCCTATGCCCAGagccttaaaataaat
Encoded here:
- the etaa1b gene encoding ewing's tumor-associated antigen 1 is translated as MTHAAAAAASSAGFAELWRSVSNSSPGPTGRRQPGAAAAPMHKANLQSPKHRGCSRYPGLNNGDSPGDVEPTQDIFWDPTSPTQTNAGSGHRNSRVVEISDIVNRIAPQDVRPKGTESPLLQWIGDSAVPCTPEIRQPRARKKSSRHTHVEDLMKLAKQFDKNMQQDKEISEQLNTFNNNLNECAKTSQRELTETSSHSTVKDLKCASSSDQMEAELHALFDCSTQKVSGLLSQGPSTSACSQEIKHQPVTSTAAEPRPSELKLSHKSSSAAHSAEEKGTCGFSANNCDDFDDDWENDDLLNDSFVLAMTQNPDRQQEISSNANLQSDTKTDTHLTSVGKPTAKANYVHQPSKLHSKPSCNVLQELCPKPKTTNRSTFKLESNPHFQPKRAAKEVSKSSFTVLQPKLQMSDQNTTMTWTAPQPDKIGNDQRGACVAVGSVKDISDSLWDDGDDDALLYQVCDTVERISSSQPQQVSICSRKEQDIVVERQRKTTTPLPIDRAWSTNASASVKRLSPRAFVRSNSLPGTSYGTVNYQGWNVPMKGANNKSQMSQSLPGSRVSLGTFNQCQDSSGTFQAGNVNEDMKPHTVTARTPQSSKSHHTAFKRNVSDSTAIGNKVFVTSQMTGKCSAAEIERKKQEALARRRLRMQNAPKS